One Anser cygnoides isolate HZ-2024a breed goose chromosome 6, Taihu_goose_T2T_genome, whole genome shotgun sequence genomic region harbors:
- the CCNT2 gene encoding cyclin-T2 isoform X5, protein MLVHDTLLEPKIGSQGFLGLFSLLCRLSASKDLAQTSYFMATNSLHLTTFCLQYKPTVIACVCIHLACKWSNWEIPVSTDGKHWWEYVDPSVTLELLDELTHEFLQILEKTPSRLKRIRNWRATQAARKPKGDGQVSENSLLGSSLVQNSILVDTVTGVAANASFQKPSTSFPAPVPLTSGSISVPDSHAPENLAILATGMPSTSYNLASHQEWPQHQEQSRTEQIYSQKQETLPPSQYNMNFQPGTSVQLHSGVHHRPDKLAEHSAVKQEYSHKSGNKHHGQVAAPVIIPQKMSLDKYREKRKLETLELDVREHYVATPGEQPHKKHMPAQTASGASVTSPIKMKIPIANAEKPEKHLSDKKEKGGSLKLRIPIPPTEKGASKEELKMKIKVSSSERHSSSDEGSGKSKHSSPHVSKEHKEKHKEHSLNRHHSMGHKHSHSHSGSSSGGSKHSADGLTPTVLRSPVGLSSDGNSSSSGSSRKKLHSNDASHNHHSKMSKSSKSSGSSSSSSSVKQYVSSHSSVFNLPLPPPPPVTYQVGYGHLSTLVKLDKKPVENGPDAHHQYSTNSQHMDYKDTFDMLDSLLSAQGMNM, encoded by the exons ATGTTGGTACATGACACTCTCCTGGAACCAAAGATTGGATCACAAGGATTTCTAGGATTGTTCTCGTTGCTCTGCAGGTTATCAG caAGCAAGGATTTGGCACAGACATCCTATTTCATGGCTACCAACAG TCTTCACCTTACTACATTCTGTCTTCAATACAAGCCTACGGTGATAGCATGTGTGTGCATTCACTTGGCCTGCAAGTGGTCTAACTGGGAGATTCCAGTATCAACTGATGGAAAACACTGGTGGGAATATGTGGATCCTTCGGTTACTCTGGAATTGCTGGACG AACTAACTCACGAGTTTCtgcaaatactggaaaaaacaCCTAGCAGGCTGAAGAGAATTAGAAATTGGCGG GCAACTCAGGCTGCTAGGAAACCTAAAGGCGATGGACAGGTATCCGAGAACTCGCTTCTTGGTTCGTCTTTGGTCCAGAATTCCATTTTGGTGGATACAGTTACTGGTGTGGCTGCGAATGCAAGTTTCCAAAAACCATCGACATCATTTCCTGCACCAGTACCTCTGACCTCAGGAAGTATTTCTGTTCCAGATAGTCATGCACCTGAAAATTTGGCAATACTAGCAACCGGGATGCCAAGTACCTCATACAATTTGGCATCCCACCAGGAATGGCCTCAGCATCAAGAACAAAGCAGGACAGAACAAATATACTCTCAAAAACAGGAGACGTTGCCTCCTAGTCAGTATAATATGAACTTCCAGCCAGGGACGTCTGTACAGCTGCACTCGGGAGTACATCACAGACCCGACAAACTTGCCGAGCATTCTGCTGTCAAACAGGAGTATTCTCATAAGTCAGGAAACAAACACCACGGACAAGTTGCTGCTCCCGTAATAATTCCTCAGAAAATGTCTCTGGATAAATACAGAGAGAAACGCAAACTAGAAACCCTTGAACTGGATGTGAGAGAACACTACGTAGCAACCCCAGGCGAACAGCCACACAAAAAACACATGCCGGCTCAGACAGCCAGCGGTGCTTCCGTTACGTCtcctattaaaatgaaaatcccCATCGCGAACGCAGAGAAGCCTGAAAAACACTTGTCcgataaaaaagaaaagggaggcTCGCTCAAACTCCGCATACCCATCCCGCCCACAGAAAAGGGTGCCAGTAAGGAggagctgaaaatgaaaattaaagtttCCTCCTCAGAAAGACATAGCTCATCAGATGAGGGTAGTGGAAAAAGTAAGCACTCAAGTCCGCACGTTAGCAAGGAACACAAGGAAAAGCACAAAGAACACTCCTTAAATCGCCACCACAGTATGGGTCACAAGCACTCCCATTCGCACAGTGGCAGCAGTAGTGGCGGCAGTAAGCATAGTGCTGACGGCTTAACACCGACTGTTTTGAGGAGTCCCGTTGGCCTGAGTAGTGACGGCAATTCCTCTAGTTCCGGCTCGTCAAGGAAGAAGTTGCACAGCAACGATGCTTCTCACAACCACCactccaaaatgagcaaaagttcCAAAAGTTCAGGTAGTTCATCTAGTTCTTCCTCTGTTAAGCAGTATGTATCCTCTCACAGCTCTGTTTTTAACCTTCCCTtaccccctcctccccctgtcACATACCAGGTGGGCTACGGACATCTCAGCACCCTCGTGAAACTGGACAAGAAGCCAGTGGAGAACGGTCCTGATGCCCATCACCAGTACAGTACAAACAGCCAGCATATGGACTACAAAGACACATTCGACATGCTGGATTCGCTGTTAAGTGCCCAAGGAATGAACATGTAG